CACAGCCGCGGCAACCGCGGTGGTCCTGCTCAAGAAATTCGCGGAACCAGACGCCCCGAACAGACTGCCGGACGCACCGCTACCAAAAGCCGCACCCATATCGGCACCCTTGCCATGCTGCATCAATACAAGGACGATGATACTCACTGCGGACAGGAGGTTAACAATCCAAATAAGCGTCTTGAGAAGTTCCATACTATATCAATTATCCTGCGGCTTGGCAAATCACTCTGAATGAACCGGCGTCCAGAGAGGCTCCGCCGACCAACGCTCCATCGACGTTTTTCGTCGCCAGAATCGCTGCGGCATTCTCTGCTTTGACACTGCCGCCGTAGAGGACGCGAATCTT
The Chromobacterium sp. IIBBL 290-4 DNA segment above includes these coding regions:
- the secG gene encoding preprotein translocase subunit SecG, with the translated sequence MELLKTLIWIVNLLSAVSIIVLVLMQHGKGADMGAAFGSGASGSLFGASGSANFLSRTTAVAAAVFFSTSMVLVFLSGGGKSDLGVMGGKIEQVAPQIPAGAPNKNASGPASKIPE